In Campylobacter concisus, the following are encoded in one genomic region:
- a CDS encoding ATP-dependent protease — MRFLLCISLFLITAFAQQLGCFINESNQSIVFIKDGQIKNLDLKETIYKNQECGNDGEFFYIANLNNEIIEVANERNFLFAMPNVGCKISQIMAIKNKIYVACDMANEVSIGVFDKNLNKLLTKNYKDVYKISSLLPIDDELFFTSFNGKAFLLDKELNLKEKKRIGFAPLSACKFKGNDILLGFRDGEILDFKTGIKKQVLKSKISALACMEDEIFIGDGDGVVYKFDKDLKLKGQKALFGNEIKRIFIDKGVLNGVNLDNEIKSLEINSF, encoded by the coding sequence ATGAGATTTCTGCTTTGTATAAGTTTGTTTTTAATAACAGCTTTTGCCCAGCAATTAGGCTGCTTTATTAATGAAAGCAACCAAAGCATCGTTTTTATAAAAGATGGGCAGATTAAAAATTTGGATCTAAAAGAGACGATTTATAAAAATCAAGAGTGCGGAAATGATGGAGAATTCTTTTATATCGCAAATTTAAATAATGAGATTATCGAGGTGGCAAATGAGAGAAATTTTTTATTTGCCATGCCAAATGTCGGCTGTAAAATTTCGCAAATTATGGCAATTAAAAATAAAATTTACGTAGCTTGCGATATGGCAAATGAGGTCAGCATAGGCGTTTTTGATAAAAATCTAAATAAACTTTTAACTAAAAATTATAAAGATGTTTATAAAATTTCAAGCCTTTTGCCAATTGATGATGAGCTATTTTTTACGAGCTTTAATGGCAAAGCATTTTTGCTTGATAAAGAGCTTAATTTAAAAGAGAAAAAGCGTATTGGTTTTGCTCCACTTAGTGCCTGTAAATTTAAGGGGAATGATATTTTGCTTGGCTTTAGAGATGGAGAAATTTTAGATTTTAAAACTGGAATCAAAAAGCAAGTTTTAAAATCTAAAATTTCAGCTCTTGCGTGTATGGAGGATGAAATTTTTATAGGCGATGGGGATGGAGTAGTCTATAAATTTGACAAAGATCTTAAGTTAAAAGGACAAAAGGCTCTTTTTGGCAATGAGATAAAAAGAATTTTTATAGATAAAGGCGTCCTAAATGGCGTAAATTTAGACAATGAGATAAAGAGTTTAGAGATAAATTCATTTTAA
- the moaC gene encoding cyclic pyranopterin monophosphate synthase MoaC has product MMLTHLDEKDRPKMVDVSPKDPTKRVATASGIIKMSKEAFRAIKENTGKKGPVIQTAVVAAIMGAKKTSELIPMCHPLAILGVDCDIEELSEICAFKLYVSVKIEGKTGVEMEALTGVSVGLLTIYDMVKAIDKSMQIDNIVLESKTGGKSGEYMRSK; this is encoded by the coding sequence ATAATGCTAACGCATTTAGATGAGAAAGATCGTCCAAAAATGGTCGATGTAAGCCCAAAAGATCCAACTAAAAGAGTAGCAACTGCTAGCGGGATCATCAAGATGAGCAAAGAGGCCTTTAGAGCGATAAAAGAAAATACTGGCAAGAAAGGCCCAGTCATCCAAACAGCTGTCGTTGCTGCGATAATGGGTGCAAAAAAGACAAGTGAGCTAATCCCGATGTGCCATCCACTAGCTATTTTAGGTGTAGATTGTGATATCGAAGAGCTATCTGAAATTTGTGCTTTTAAGCTTTATGTGAGCGTAAAAATAGAGGGCAAAACAGGTGTTGAGATGGAGGCATTAACTGGCGTTAGCGTGGGGCTTTTAACCATTTATGATATGGTAAAAGCTATAGATAAAAGCATGCAGATAGATAACATCGTGCTAGAGAGTAAAACAGGAGGAAAAAGTGGCGAGTATATGCGATCTAAATAA